In Micromonospora sp. WMMD980, the following are encoded in one genomic region:
- a CDS encoding DUF3145 domain-containing protein, which produces MPTRGVVYVHSTPLAVCSHVEWAIARVLAAPVNLHWTAQPVDHGARRAECGWTGSPGTGAELAAALRQWPMIRFEVTEEPSPGVDGERFMYVPGRGLFRATAGAAGDIQLGEDRLRSLMAAARAPEALAHALDKALGTAWDAELEPYRYAGDGAPVTLLTRVG; this is translated from the coding sequence GTGCCAACGCGTGGCGTCGTATACGTCCACTCGACCCCGCTCGCCGTGTGCTCGCACGTCGAGTGGGCGATCGCGCGCGTCCTCGCCGCGCCGGTCAACCTGCACTGGACGGCGCAACCCGTCGACCACGGCGCGCGCCGCGCCGAGTGCGGCTGGACCGGCAGCCCGGGGACGGGCGCCGAGCTCGCTGCTGCCCTCCGGCAGTGGCCCATGATCCGTTTCGAGGTGACCGAGGAACCCAGTCCCGGCGTCGACGGCGAGCGCTTCATGTACGTCCCGGGGCGGGGCCTGTTCCGGGCCACCGCCGGCGCGGCCGGCGACATCCAGCTCGGCGAGGACCGGCTGCGCAGTCTGATGGCCGCCGCGCGCGCCCCGGAGGCGCTCGCGCACGCGCTGGACAAGGCGCTCGGCACCGCCTGGGACGCCGAGCTGGAGCCCTACCGCTACGCCGGCGACGGCGCCCCGGTGACGCTGCTCACCCGGGTGGGGTGA
- a CDS encoding carbonic anhydrase, whose amino-acid sequence MPTTPAARSPRAALAELLTGNRRFVSGQPLHGHDVSAAAAVASGDQQPYAVVLGCIDSRVPLEAIFDQTFGSICVIRTGAHVLDLAVRGSIEYVVGQLGVRLVMVLGHERCGAVASTVDALRTGHRPDGALAYVVDRIAPAVLEVGLDDPAAHPLAIRRHVRRTVAALRADDRLAAPVAAGELAVVGALYELATGEVTVLAEEETRDRPPG is encoded by the coding sequence ATGCCGACCACGCCCGCCGCCCGGAGCCCCCGGGCCGCCCTGGCCGAGCTGCTCACCGGCAACCGCCGCTTCGTCAGCGGTCAGCCGCTGCACGGGCACGACGTCAGCGCCGCCGCGGCGGTGGCCTCCGGCGACCAGCAGCCGTACGCGGTGGTGCTGGGTTGCATCGACTCCCGGGTGCCGCTGGAGGCGATCTTCGACCAGACGTTCGGGTCGATCTGCGTGATCCGCACCGGTGCGCACGTGCTGGATCTGGCCGTCCGCGGTTCGATCGAGTACGTGGTGGGGCAGCTCGGCGTACGGCTGGTGATGGTGCTCGGCCACGAGCGCTGCGGCGCGGTCGCCTCGACAGTCGACGCGTTGCGCACCGGGCACCGGCCGGACGGGGCGCTGGCCTATGTGGTGGACCGGATCGCGCCGGCGGTGCTCGAGGTCGGGCTGGACGACCCGGCCGCGCATCCGCTGGCGATCCGCCGGCACGTGCGGCGGACGGTGGCCGCGTTGCGCGCCGACGACCGGCTCGCCGCCCCGGTCGCGGCCGGTGAGCTGGCCGTGGTGGGCGCGCTCTACGAGCTGGCCACCGGCGAGGTCACGGTGCTGGCGGAGGAGGAGACGCGCGACCGCCCGCCGGGGTGA
- a CDS encoding alpha/beta hydrolase: protein MPEHQELRLPDDVRLHVTATGPVDAEVTVVLLHGWTLDGRSWHRQLADLRERFGDRVRTVAYDARGHGRSSCLALRDATLAQLGDDLAAVVDAFAPSGPVVLVGHSMGGMTVMEYAHRHPDRFAARTAGLVFVSTTAEGHTHTAYGLSPRITRLIRLAETTGAGVLARCGGWRPPHALLRALRPSIRWMLFGDRCDAADIRLVTSAVARATLRSIGGFRASIGAQHRLETLAALGGLPAAALVGDRDRLTPPPCAESIAAALPTAELTVCPGAGHMLMMERPDVVNAAVAGVVNRVLAGSAPPATRSVDGRRRRSAARRVAA, encoded by the coding sequence ATGCCGGAGCACCAGGAACTGCGGCTTCCCGACGACGTGCGCCTGCACGTCACGGCGACCGGGCCGGTGGACGCCGAGGTCACCGTGGTCCTGCTGCACGGCTGGACACTCGACGGGCGCAGCTGGCACCGGCAACTCGCCGACCTGCGGGAGCGCTTCGGCGACCGGGTCCGGACGGTCGCCTACGACGCGCGCGGCCACGGCCGGTCGAGCTGCCTGGCCCTGCGTGACGCCACCCTGGCCCAGCTCGGCGACGACCTGGCCGCGGTGGTCGACGCGTTCGCCCCGTCCGGCCCGGTCGTGCTGGTCGGGCACTCGATGGGCGGAATGACCGTGATGGAGTACGCGCACCGCCACCCCGACCGGTTCGCCGCCCGCACCGCGGGCCTGGTCTTCGTCTCGACCACCGCGGAGGGGCACACGCACACCGCCTACGGGCTCTCGCCCCGGATCACCCGGTTGATCCGTCTCGCGGAGACCACCGGGGCCGGCGTGCTGGCCCGCTGCGGCGGCTGGCGTCCGCCGCACGCGCTGCTGCGCGCGTTGCGCCCCAGCATCCGCTGGATGCTCTTCGGCGACCGCTGCGACGCGGCCGACATCCGCCTGGTCACCTCGGCGGTGGCGCGCGCCACGCTCCGCTCGATCGGCGGGTTCCGCGCCTCGATCGGCGCCCAGCACCGGCTGGAGACGCTCGCCGCGCTCGGCGGGCTGCCGGCCGCCGCGCTGGTCGGCGACCGGGACCGGCTGACCCCGCCGCCCTGCGCCGAGTCGATCGCGGCGGCGCTGCCCACCGCGGAGCTGACCGTCTGCCCCGGCGCCGGCCACATGCTGATGATGGAGCGCCCGGACGTGGTGAACGCCGCCGTCGCGGGCGTGGTGAACCGGGTGCTCGCCGGCTCGGCCCCGCCGGCCACCCGGTCGGTCGACGGTCGGCGACGCCGGTCGGCCGCTCGTCGGGTGGCGGCCTGA
- a CDS encoding glycoside hydrolase family 3 protein has product MGPVSISPRRSAVALAALTALLVSGCSDGPDRPRPAPSAPASPASSSSAVPAPTAADPATQAAALVATLSDEDLVGQVLMPYAYGSSATKVSAGSAAGNRALAGVDTPAEMVAKYRLGGVILVGFSADDPTSGNQETTNVDNPKQVRELTDGLRAAAGKLPAGAAPFLVGTDQEYGVVTRITDGVTQLPSPLAAGAAGNPALTEAAWRAAGSELAAMGINLDFAPVADVLATRSTVIGSRSFGATPATASPQVAGAVRGLQAEGVGAAVKHFPGHGLTAADSHTDLPVVGQSRAVLDRTAFPPFRAGIDAGAMAVMSAHLDVKAVDPGTPATFSHKLLTDVLRGQLGFQGVVITDGMNMAPAKKWSPGEAAVRALNAGNDLILMTPNVSQAYDGLRAALKDGSLSKARLVEAVTRVLTMKFRLAGHAQPALSTLEGADHRKAAADLAAAAVTVLRGRCGGAVTGPLRVTSSSGRDRTRAALTEALTAAGVKVVTSGGTVVHLVGYGDGAKDLRADAAVTVAMDTPYVLAGAKSPTVLATYSSTRASMTALAAVLAGKARPTGHAPVPVPGLPATTCKV; this is encoded by the coding sequence GTGGGTCCCGTGTCGATTTCCCCGCGGCGCTCCGCCGTCGCGCTCGCCGCACTGACCGCGCTGCTCGTCTCCGGGTGCTCGGACGGGCCGGACCGGCCCCGCCCGGCCCCGTCGGCCCCGGCGTCCCCCGCCTCCTCCTCGTCGGCCGTGCCGGCGCCCACCGCCGCCGACCCGGCGACGCAGGCCGCCGCGCTGGTCGCCACGCTCTCCGACGAGGACCTGGTCGGGCAGGTGCTGATGCCCTACGCGTACGGCAGTTCGGCCACCAAGGTCTCCGCCGGCTCGGCCGCCGGCAACCGCGCCCTGGCCGGTGTCGACACGCCCGCCGAGATGGTGGCGAAGTATCGCCTCGGCGGTGTGATCCTGGTCGGCTTCAGCGCCGACGACCCGACCTCGGGCAATCAGGAGACCACGAACGTCGACAACCCGAAGCAGGTTCGGGAGCTGACCGACGGGCTGCGGGCCGCCGCCGGCAAGCTGCCCGCCGGCGCCGCGCCCTTCCTGGTCGGCACCGACCAGGAGTACGGCGTGGTCACCCGGATCACCGACGGGGTGACCCAGCTGCCCAGTCCGCTCGCCGCCGGCGCGGCCGGCAACCCGGCGCTGACCGAGGCCGCCTGGCGGGCCGCCGGGTCCGAGCTGGCCGCGATGGGGATCAACCTGGACTTCGCCCCGGTCGCCGACGTGCTGGCCACCCGCAGCACGGTGATCGGCTCCCGGTCCTTCGGGGCCACCCCGGCGACCGCGTCGCCCCAGGTGGCCGGCGCGGTGCGCGGGCTACAGGCCGAGGGCGTGGGCGCCGCGGTCAAGCACTTCCCCGGGCACGGCCTGACCGCCGCCGACTCGCACACCGACCTGCCGGTGGTCGGCCAGTCCCGGGCCGTGCTCGACCGCACCGCGTTCCCGCCCTTCCGCGCCGGGATCGACGCCGGCGCGATGGCCGTGATGTCCGCCCACCTGGATGTCAAGGCGGTCGACCCGGGCACCCCGGCCACGTTCTCCCACAAACTGCTCACCGACGTGCTCCGCGGCCAGCTCGGCTTCCAGGGCGTGGTGATCACCGACGGGATGAACATGGCCCCGGCGAAGAAGTGGTCGCCGGGCGAGGCGGCGGTCCGTGCGCTCAACGCCGGCAACGACCTCATCCTGATGACCCCGAACGTGAGCCAGGCGTACGACGGGCTGCGCGCCGCGCTCAAGGACGGCTCGCTGTCGAAGGCCCGCCTCGTCGAGGCGGTCACCCGGGTGCTCACCATGAAGTTCCGGCTGGCCGGGCACGCGCAGCCGGCGCTGTCGACGCTGGAGGGCGCCGACCACCGCAAGGCCGCCGCCGACCTGGCCGCCGCCGCGGTGACAGTGCTGCGCGGCAGGTGCGGCGGAGCGGTGACCGGCCCGCTCCGGGTCACCTCGTCCAGCGGCCGGGACCGCACCCGGGCCGCGCTGACCGAGGCGCTGACCGCCGCCGGGGTGAAGGTGGTGACCTCCGGTGGCACCGTGGTGCACCTGGTCGGGTACGGCGACGGCGCGAAGGACCTGCGCGCCGACGCGGCCGTGACGGTGGCCATGGACACCCCGTACGTGCTGGCCGGGGCGAAGTCGCCGACGGTGTTGGCGACCTACTCGTCCACCCGCGCCTCGATGACCGCGCTGGCCGCGGTGCTCGCCGGCAAGGCCCGCCCCACCGGCCACGCCCCGGTCCCCGTCCCCGGCCTCCCCGCCACCACCTGCAAG